From Algoriphagus sp. NG3, the proteins below share one genomic window:
- a CDS encoding MutS-related protein: MKKSSDLDFDRISKYYTQAKKIGFFQDISSKLWNDLGMDEVFLRIDHTLTKYGEQYLYSSLRLVKEGSLVDERLEATIQTFEKNPGFESSVRHKLESLAKNDSYFLCNVFQRETPKNPWYIILFYILSGLSVICVIFSFFMQWMILPAILVITCNFFVHYWSKQNVSLESRTFGQLGEMLAMSQLILKESKKQGIFMPKQPEIEKVGSLIFKASMLKPRMKGFGELAELVGYITEIFKAAFLIETLLYYSILKEIRMKRSLIEENFEYVAYLDFALSVSNLRNSDPSITLPKESDSMEIVGKGMVHPLLSGAIRNSIHIEKNGVLITGANMSGKSTFLRIIGLNCLLAQTINSVFAESMTTPKLRIYSSIQTFDELESDKSYFYSEAETMKEMLAVEQGDGFNLLLIDEIFKGTNSRERLVISSEVLQTLAGGNSIVIATTHDLELVHGLPDFMFFYFTGQDVAGSYQYDFQLRSGILDSTNAVFVLRDMGYPAEVLGRIRGRLT; encoded by the coding sequence ATGAAGAAATCAAGTGATCTGGATTTTGACAGAATAAGTAAGTATTATACCCAAGCTAAAAAGATTGGGTTCTTTCAGGATATCTCTTCCAAACTATGGAATGACCTGGGAATGGATGAGGTGTTTCTAAGAATCGATCATACCCTTACCAAATACGGAGAGCAATACCTGTATTCTTCCCTTAGATTGGTGAAGGAAGGGAGTTTGGTAGATGAAAGGTTAGAAGCAACAATTCAGACGTTTGAGAAAAACCCAGGTTTCGAATCTTCTGTGAGACACAAGCTGGAAAGCTTGGCAAAGAATGATTCCTATTTCTTGTGTAATGTTTTTCAAAGAGAGACACCTAAAAACCCCTGGTATATCATCTTATTTTACATCCTATCGGGACTTTCTGTTATTTGCGTGATCTTTTCATTTTTCATGCAATGGATGATTTTACCGGCAATACTGGTGATCACCTGCAATTTCTTTGTCCATTATTGGAGCAAACAGAATGTGTCTCTTGAGTCAAGGACATTTGGCCAGCTAGGGGAAATGTTAGCCATGTCGCAGCTCATTCTTAAAGAGTCAAAAAAACAAGGAATTTTCATGCCCAAACAGCCCGAAATCGAAAAAGTAGGGTCACTCATCTTTAAGGCATCCATGCTTAAACCAAGAATGAAAGGATTTGGTGAATTGGCAGAATTGGTGGGGTATATAACTGAAATATTCAAAGCCGCTTTTCTGATCGAAACTCTTCTTTATTATTCTATTCTCAAGGAAATACGGATGAAGAGAAGTCTGATCGAAGAGAATTTTGAGTACGTTGCCTATTTGGATTTTGCACTATCCGTTTCGAATCTTAGAAACTCAGATCCATCGATCACTTTACCTAAAGAGAGTGATTCGATGGAAATAGTTGGCAAGGGAATGGTTCATCCCTTGCTTTCAGGTGCAATCCGAAATTCGATTCACATTGAAAAAAACGGCGTTTTGATAACAGGAGCAAATATGTCAGGCAAAAGCACCTTTCTTCGGATTATAGGGTTGAATTGCCTTTTGGCGCAGACGATTAATTCTGTCTTTGCGGAGAGTATGACAACTCCCAAGCTGAGGATTTATTCTTCGATCCAGACCTTTGATGAGCTGGAAAGTGACAAAAGTTATTTCTATAGCGAGGCGGAGACGATGAAAGAAATGCTTGCTGTAGAGCAAGGGGATGGTTTCAACCTATTATTGATCGATGAGATTTTCAAAGGAACGAATAGCCGGGAGCGGCTGGTGATTTCCTCGGAAGTCCTGCAGACACTCGCCGGAGGGAATTCTATAGTGATCGCCACCACGCATGATTTAGAATTGGTTCATGGACTTCCGGATTTTATGTTTTTCTACTTTACCGGACAAGATGTGGCGGGCAGCTACCAATACGATTTCCAGCTCAGGTCTGGGATTTTGGACAGTACCAATGCTGTTTTTGTGTTGCGGGATATGGGGTATCCAGCAGAGGTTTTGGGTAGGATCAGGGGGAGGTTGACCTAA
- the ettA gene encoding energy-dependent translational throttle protein EttA yields the protein MSSEKIIFSMAGVSKIYPPQKKVLKDIYLSFFYGAKIGVLGLNGSGKSSLLKIIAGMDKEFQGEVVWSPGYTVGMLEQEPQLDPSKTVKEVVEEAVAETVALLKEFEEINEKFMDPALMEDPDAMNDLIEKQGVVQEKLDAANAWELDVMLDKAMDALRLPPSDANVANLSGGEKRRVALCRLLLQEPDVLLLDEPTNHLDAESVHWLEQHLQNYKGTVIAVTHDRYFLDNVAGWILELDRGEGIPWKGNYSSWLDQKQNRLKQEEKTESKRQKTLERELEWIRMTPKARQAKGKARLSAYDKLVGEESKEREAKLELFIPPGPRLGAKVIEVNGVSKAYGDKLLFENLTFALPQGGIVGVIGPNGAGKSTLFKLITGQEKPDAGNFEVGETVQLAYVDQGHDSLDPNKTVYQTISEGNELMKLGNKEVNSRAYVSKFNFGGGDQEKKVGVLSGGERNRVHLALTLKEGGNLLLLDEPTNDLDVNTLRALEEALENFGGCAVVISHDRWFLDRICTHILAFEGDSQVVWFEGNFSDYEENKKKRLGDVEPKRIRYKNLK from the coding sequence ATGAGTTCAGAAAAAATCATCTTTTCCATGGCAGGAGTTTCAAAAATTTATCCGCCACAGAAAAAAGTCCTCAAAGATATCTACCTCTCTTTTTTTTATGGAGCCAAAATCGGGGTTTTGGGTTTGAACGGTTCGGGTAAATCCTCCCTGTTAAAAATCATCGCCGGAATGGATAAGGAGTTTCAGGGAGAGGTAGTTTGGTCCCCAGGGTACACGGTAGGAATGCTGGAGCAGGAACCTCAGCTTGACCCTTCCAAAACCGTGAAAGAAGTGGTGGAAGAGGCAGTTGCCGAAACGGTTGCTTTGCTAAAAGAATTTGAAGAGATCAATGAAAAATTCATGGATCCGGCCTTGATGGAGGACCCGGATGCGATGAATGACCTTATTGAAAAGCAAGGCGTGGTGCAGGAGAAGCTGGACGCTGCCAATGCCTGGGAACTTGACGTGATGTTGGACAAAGCGATGGATGCCTTGAGACTGCCTCCTAGTGATGCTAATGTGGCCAATCTTTCCGGAGGTGAAAAGAGAAGAGTGGCACTCTGCCGACTTCTTCTACAGGAACCGGATGTATTGCTTCTCGATGAGCCTACCAACCACCTCGATGCCGAATCAGTACATTGGCTGGAGCAGCACTTGCAGAATTATAAGGGCACCGTCATTGCAGTAACCCACGATAGGTATTTCCTGGATAATGTGGCGGGTTGGATCCTTGAACTGGATCGGGGCGAGGGCATTCCATGGAAAGGAAATTATTCTTCTTGGCTGGATCAGAAGCAGAACAGATTGAAGCAGGAAGAGAAGACAGAATCCAAGCGTCAGAAGACCTTAGAGCGAGAGCTGGAATGGATCAGAATGACTCCGAAAGCGCGACAGGCGAAAGGTAAAGCCCGTCTGAGTGCCTATGATAAATTGGTCGGAGAGGAATCCAAGGAGAGGGAAGCAAAATTGGAATTGTTTATTCCTCCGGGACCTCGATTGGGAGCCAAAGTGATCGAAGTGAATGGAGTATCCAAAGCATATGGGGATAAGCTGCTATTCGAAAATCTGACTTTTGCCCTGCCTCAAGGTGGTATAGTCGGCGTGATCGGGCCAAATGGTGCAGGTAAATCCACGCTGTTCAAACTGATCACTGGACAGGAGAAACCGGATGCGGGTAATTTTGAAGTTGGGGAAACCGTACAACTGGCTTATGTAGATCAAGGCCATGATTCCCTGGATCCGAATAAGACGGTTTACCAGACGATTTCCGAAGGGAACGAGCTGATGAAACTTGGAAATAAAGAGGTGAACTCAAGAGCTTACGTATCCAAATTCAACTTTGGAGGAGGAGATCAGGAAAAGAAGGTCGGCGTACTTTCCGGTGGGGAGCGCAATAGAGTTCACCTGGCCCTGACGCTAAAGGAAGGCGGAAACCTATTGCTACTCGATGAGCCTACCAACGATTTGGATGTAAACACACTTCGAGCTTTGGAAGAAGCCTTGGAAAACTTCGGTGGATGTGCAGTAGTCATCTCCCACGACAGATGGTTCTTGGATAGAATCTGTACGCATATTCTGGCTTTTGAAGGAGATTCCCAAGTGGTATGGTTTGAAGGTAACTTCTCCGACTACGAAGAGAATAAGAAAAAGCGCCTTGGCGATGTAGAGCCGAAGCGGATTCGGTATAAGAATTTGAAGTAA
- a CDS encoding 6-bladed beta-propeller: MRRFLLLIVSSLFLIVSACNQEMKEIQDVEVKEILVDIKNPKSLKMSQLFDTCYIIPLDDRELIGNVDAVDFDEDQLLILDSKKMYKAYLYDWKGEFIKFLANEGEGPGEFKWPRDAQLIDDEQVVIYSAGTQKLLYVDRNSGKTKDVFLDSIPMLSDFKFFDNKYYFLRENKSLKNGTLLIADRGLQDFKEILIPEKFLSKDLATQYRSTQYDFISPKLDGQGFYFSDVVSPYFLEYKQDSLYKAYLIKFSDREVSYDNIEGGTDRSFRKIASRENLFYFSNELFEAGDYLFLYLGEGNAVRTAVYDKRSEKSIYVNEIEDDLTGLFTANALAGKPQSGFYVEVVPAEWINELVENSVDANPYLDLLRKATIKRDDNPVLFIYRFKEDIVLE; encoded by the coding sequence ATGAGACGATTTTTATTACTCATAGTTTCAAGTTTATTCCTGATTGTTTCAGCATGCAATCAGGAGATGAAAGAAATCCAGGATGTCGAAGTCAAAGAAATACTTGTAGATATAAAGAATCCCAAATCTTTGAAAATGTCGCAGCTATTTGATACCTGCTATATTATTCCATTAGACGATAGAGAATTGATTGGGAATGTGGATGCAGTGGATTTTGATGAAGATCAACTTCTGATTTTAGATAGTAAGAAGATGTATAAAGCCTACTTGTACGACTGGAAGGGTGAATTTATCAAGTTTCTTGCCAATGAGGGAGAGGGGCCAGGAGAGTTTAAGTGGCCTAGAGATGCGCAGCTGATTGATGACGAACAGGTAGTAATTTACAGTGCGGGAACACAAAAGTTACTTTACGTGGATCGAAATTCCGGTAAGACCAAAGACGTTTTTCTTGATTCAATTCCCATGTTGTCAGATTTTAAGTTCTTTGATAATAAATATTATTTTCTCAGAGAGAATAAATCTCTTAAAAATGGGACTTTACTTATAGCTGATAGAGGACTTCAGGATTTCAAAGAGATACTAATTCCCGAAAAATTTCTTTCGAAGGATCTAGCAACTCAGTATAGATCGACCCAATATGATTTTATTTCCCCAAAACTAGATGGGCAGGGTTTTTATTTTTCTGATGTAGTCTCGCCCTATTTTTTGGAGTACAAACAGGACAGTTTGTACAAGGCATACCTTATTAAATTTTCTGATCGGGAAGTAAGTTATGACAATATCGAAGGAGGAACAGATAGATCTTTTCGCAAAATAGCGTCACGGGAGAATTTATTTTATTTCAGTAACGAGCTTTTTGAAGCTGGCGATTATCTCTTTTTGTATCTAGGGGAAGGAAATGCTGTGCGAACTGCTGTCTATGATAAGAGATCAGAGAAAAGCATCTATGTAAACGAAATTGAAGATGATCTGACAGGGCTTTTTACAGCAAATGCTTTAGCAGGGAAACCTCAGTCGGGATTTTATGTAGAAGTTGTCCCGGCAGAATGGATAAACGAATTAGTAGAAAATTCAGTGGATGCGAATCCTTACCTGGATTTATTGCGAAAAGCTACTATTAAACGTGATGATAACCCGGTACTATTTATCTATCGATTCAAAGAGGATATTGTGCTTGAATAA
- a CDS encoding DUF349 domain-containing protein, with protein MEHPYGYIKDNKVYLRGFLGQEDRVIGEVKEDEASTLKYFEERFELLKEKVAKLKKDIEENQNKGSFLMKLIHLRESLMQSDALGDFIPLIEELNQQEELLNEIIQVNRTKNLEVKKALILEAEARKDDTDWKETTEFYKDLKLRWIKTGPVDKEYQEEVENTFNALVQHFFENRRHFFEGLALQAEENIKVYEALVVQAREAHDFPDAKIAFDISKKIQRQWKEAGKVPAEKRQPLWDEFSRLNNRIFSRYKRTLQTGPQMNPRELMRKVETLTEEIKGLAAKPSSYELVGRAKAIQEEWRKLPQRKPREANLIVRSFQFFSDIVFEKAFLEKLVHGKYPDFDEKPESEQIQIKTALLKDLLKRDQTELEAAQNNTENFRVQSADFDIMMKKKLFAVKRKVDVKNYILKQLSFK; from the coding sequence ATGGAGCATCCGTATGGATATATCAAGGACAACAAAGTTTATTTGAGGGGATTTTTGGGGCAGGAAGACCGGGTAATCGGGGAAGTTAAAGAGGATGAGGCTTCTACGCTCAAGTATTTTGAGGAGCGATTTGAGCTTCTTAAAGAGAAAGTAGCCAAACTCAAGAAAGACATTGAGGAAAACCAGAACAAAGGGTCTTTCCTGATGAAACTGATTCACCTTAGAGAATCGCTTATGCAGTCTGATGCATTGGGGGATTTTATACCACTGATCGAGGAACTTAACCAGCAAGAGGAACTTCTGAATGAGATTATTCAGGTAAACCGAACCAAAAACCTTGAAGTAAAAAAAGCGTTGATTTTGGAAGCTGAAGCCAGAAAAGACGACACCGACTGGAAGGAAACCACAGAGTTTTACAAAGACCTCAAGCTTCGCTGGATCAAAACAGGCCCCGTGGACAAAGAATATCAGGAAGAGGTAGAAAACACCTTCAATGCATTGGTACAGCATTTCTTCGAAAACAGGAGACATTTCTTCGAAGGGCTGGCACTGCAGGCCGAAGAAAACATCAAAGTCTATGAAGCACTGGTAGTACAGGCCAGAGAGGCACATGATTTCCCGGATGCAAAGATCGCGTTTGATATTTCCAAGAAAATCCAGCGCCAATGGAAAGAAGCCGGTAAGGTACCCGCTGAAAAAAGACAGCCGCTCTGGGATGAATTCTCCAGACTGAACAATAGGATTTTCTCCCGGTACAAAAGGACGCTACAGACCGGTCCACAGATGAACCCTCGGGAACTCATGCGGAAGGTGGAGACTTTGACTGAAGAGATCAAGGGACTGGCGGCGAAGCCATCATCCTATGAACTGGTAGGAAGGGCCAAGGCGATCCAGGAAGAATGGAGGAAACTGCCCCAGCGCAAGCCACGGGAAGCCAATCTTATCGTCAGGTCATTCCAGTTCTTTTCGGATATCGTATTTGAGAAGGCATTTCTGGAAAAGCTAGTACACGGGAAATACCCGGATTTTGATGAAAAACCCGAATCTGAACAAATTCAGATAAAAACAGCTTTATTGAAAGATTTGCTGAAAAGAGATCAGACAGAACTGGAAGCGGCGCAAAACAATACGGAGAATTTTCGCGTACAGTCAGCTGATTTTGATATAATGATGAAGAAAAAATTATTCGCTGTGAAGAGAAAAGTTGATGTGAAAAATTATATTTTAAAACAACTTTCTTTTAAATAG
- a CDS encoding helix-turn-helix transcriptional regulator codes for MNEKIHHGRNIKRFREMMGIKQEALAFELGEDWSQKKISLLEQKEEVEDELIRQVAKILKVPSEAVKNFSEDVAMHIFNNSFESHDNSTLNAINNYCSFNPLDKLIEALDENKKLYERLLESEQEKVEIMKKLLEK; via the coding sequence ATGAACGAAAAGATCCACCACGGCAGAAATATCAAGCGCTTCAGGGAAATGATGGGCATCAAGCAGGAGGCCCTGGCCTTTGAGCTGGGGGAGGACTGGTCACAGAAGAAAATCAGCCTGCTGGAGCAAAAGGAAGAAGTGGAGGATGAGTTAATCCGTCAGGTCGCAAAAATTTTAAAAGTACCTTCTGAGGCAGTAAAGAATTTTTCAGAAGATGTAGCAATGCATATTTTCAACAATTCATTTGAAAGTCACGATAACTCTACATTAAATGCAATTAATAATTACTGTTCCTTCAATCCATTAGACAAGCTAATTGAAGCATTGGACGAGAATAAAAAGCTTTATGAGCGGCTTTTGGAATCAGAGCAGGAGAAAGTGGAGATTATGAAAAAGTTGTTGGAGAAATAG
- a CDS encoding DUF2795 domain-containing protein, whose translation MYWTLELASYLEDAPWPATKDELIDYAIRSGAPMEVVENLQELEDDGEPYETIEEIWPDYPTKDDFFFNEDEY comes from the coding sequence ATGTACTGGACACTTGAATTAGCATCCTATCTAGAGGACGCACCCTGGCCAGCCACCAAGGATGAATTAATTGATTATGCCATCCGATCCGGCGCACCTATGGAAGTAGTAGAAAACCTTCAGGAATTAGAAGACGATGGAGAACCTTATGAGACCATCGAAGAGATTTGGCCTGACTACCCGACCAAAGACGACTTCTTCTTCAACGAGGACGAATATTAA
- a CDS encoding HEPN domain-containing protein, which produces MFQLNFKHSPEEIFDSYYDEDINAYLWEMHQSWLLELAKRDLTHLEISNRLYFFELLITQVTKQMELFNARFNRSMNARNQELCKALELLIQPIAIYWKKGNYFEDFYLLLPNISQDQHDEVEKTMGFLSSSSSEFHIHCIAYSYLSRQLEYGTPYFWREFSQSQPVYQSPDFKGLPELSKTTWTEIQQKALIRYDSGMKKTEELMKQAQSCLTEMKIILIHEAAELSLRTILQAWEMIEKKTHEIRVLLRYAGKYIPELTSLFQSEEEISLLNLLDKSYSPSRCKPQFTCCTSAIEKMNGMVEQILKLCLMEREKFST; this is translated from the coding sequence ATGTTCCAACTTAATTTCAAACACAGCCCCGAAGAAATTTTTGATTCTTATTATGATGAAGATATCAATGCTTACCTCTGGGAAATGCATCAAAGCTGGTTGCTGGAACTAGCAAAGCGGGATCTTACACATCTGGAAATCAGCAATAGACTTTACTTTTTTGAATTGCTCATAACTCAGGTAACCAAGCAAATGGAGCTGTTTAACGCTAGATTCAATCGCTCAATGAATGCAAGAAACCAAGAGCTCTGCAAGGCATTGGAATTACTCATCCAACCCATAGCCATTTATTGGAAGAAAGGAAATTACTTTGAGGACTTCTATTTACTCCTGCCTAATATATCACAGGATCAACACGACGAGGTAGAAAAGACCATGGGATTCCTAAGTAGCTCTTCCTCTGAATTTCATATTCATTGCATTGCCTATAGCTATCTGTCCAGACAACTCGAATATGGAACCCCTTACTTTTGGAGGGAGTTTTCCCAAAGTCAGCCAGTCTATCAATCGCCGGATTTCAAAGGACTTCCCGAACTTTCAAAAACAACTTGGACAGAGATACAACAAAAGGCACTGATCCGCTATGATTCAGGCATGAAAAAAACAGAGGAGTTGATGAAGCAAGCTCAGTCCTGTTTGACAGAAATGAAAATAATTCTAATACATGAGGCTGCCGAACTTTCCCTGCGAACTATCCTACAGGCCTGGGAAATGATAGAAAAGAAAACTCATGAAATACGCGTCTTACTCCGCTATGCAGGAAAATATATCCCAGAGCTTACCAGTTTGTTTCAATCTGAAGAAGAGATATCCTTGTTAAATCTTCTTGATAAGTCCTATTCACCATCCAGATGCAAACCCCAATTTACTTGCTGCACATCCGCAATAGAAAAGATGAATGGGATGGTGGAGCAGATCCTAAAACTATGTTTAATGGAAAGAGAGAAATTTTCCACTTAG
- a CDS encoding DUF6266 family protein — protein sequence MAIISDSSVIQPQGKVGGFTFYKLNGKIIMRSLPRAPHKNATNPTPLQKVYQNRLAEVNDYLRPLSRVLDFGYQNYLDKKTGVNWAHTDVSTKGYNHTANPRINPAYLQISRGSLLGAEAPLAVRTADGITISWKDNSVEGNASEGDSVMILLNQPELQKHTWIKEAGRRRDLQVIVPLDGKNPENEREVYLTFYRPLNKKKLVISNSIYLGRV from the coding sequence ATGGCTATTATTTCAGATTCAAGTGTAATCCAGCCTCAAGGAAAAGTGGGAGGTTTTACATTTTACAAACTCAATGGAAAGATCATTATGAGAAGTTTGCCTAGGGCTCCTCATAAGAATGCAACGAACCCTACCCCTCTTCAGAAGGTCTATCAAAATCGACTGGCAGAAGTAAATGACTATCTCCGGCCACTTTCACGGGTTTTGGATTTTGGTTACCAGAACTATCTAGACAAAAAAACCGGAGTGAATTGGGCTCACACCGATGTGTCCACTAAGGGGTATAACCATACGGCTAATCCAAGGATCAATCCTGCCTATTTACAAATCAGCAGGGGAAGTCTATTGGGAGCTGAAGCCCCTTTGGCTGTCCGTACTGCAGATGGAATTACTATTTCGTGGAAAGACAACTCAGTGGAAGGAAATGCCAGTGAAGGAGACAGTGTGATGATCTTATTGAACCAGCCGGAATTACAAAAGCATACCTGGATAAAAGAGGCAGGTAGAAGAAGAGACTTGCAGGTAATAGTGCCACTGGACGGTAAAAACCCGGAAAATGAACGGGAAGTGTACTTAACTTTTTACAGGCCTCTGAATAAGAAAAAACTAGTAATTTCTAATTCTATTTACTTGGGAAGGGTATAG